The following proteins come from a genomic window of Gammaproteobacteria bacterium:
- a CDS encoding SPOR domain-containing protein — translation MEQPMKERLAGAVIVVALAVIVLPALFDGEGYREFSQVRIEAPEKPAIVFGQHFPALERAQGEAAGTTGTAVRRAPMKGPLRAAAPVVRDGAARAPDGAARALWVVQAGVFSVRENADSLRATLSKAGFDPVFFKEAQDRRGAPVYFVRIGPHKSRGAAEQIVRDLKKKHGITALVRSQGDDDDGHGG, via the coding sequence ATGGAGCAGCCGATGAAGGAGAGGCTTGCGGGGGCCGTGATTGTCGTGGCGCTTGCGGTCATTGTGCTGCCGGCGTTGTTTGACGGCGAGGGCTACCGCGAGTTTTCGCAGGTCAGGATTGAGGCGCCGGAAAAACCGGCGATTGTTTTCGGGCAGCATTTTCCGGCGCTTGAGCGGGCGCAGGGGGAGGCCGCCGGCACGACCGGCACGGCGGTGCGGCGGGCGCCGATGAAAGGGCCGCTGCGGGCGGCGGCGCCGGTTGTCCGCGACGGCGCGGCGCGGGCGCCCGACGGCGCGGCGCGGGCGCTGTGGGTTGTGCAGGCCGGCGTTTTTTCGGTGCGGGAGAACGCCGACAGTTTGCGCGCCACGCTCAGCAAGGCGGGGTTTGATCCGGTTTTCTTCAAGGAAGCGCAGGACCGGCGGGGCGCGCCGGTTTATTTCGTCAGAATCGGCCCGCACAAAAGCCGCGGCGCGGCGGAGCAAATCGTCCGCGACCTGAAAAAGAAACACGGCATCACGGCGCTGGTCCGCTCGCAGGGTGACGACGACGACGGCCACGGCGGTTGA
- the purF gene encoding amidophosphoribosyltransferase, whose translation MCGILGIHSHARVSQTLYDGLVLLQHRGQDAAGIVTCGDGKIYQRKGNGLVRDVFDSGHLHGLRGNTGIGHVRYPTAGSGSESEAQPFYVNSPYGIALAHNGNLTNSERLIAELFDQDRRHINTESDSEILLNVFAHELLNQRSLVPGPREVFNAVSRLHHRCRGAYAGVALLAGFGLLAFRDPHGIRPLIYGVRESGAGAEYLFASESVALKSFGFDIVRDVAPGEAIYIDRDGELYAEQCARSARYHGCIFEYVYFARPDSVMDEVFVHKARMRMGENLADKVKRQWPDHDIDVVIPVPDTSRTAALEFAVRLGLRYREGFIKNRYIGRTFIMPWQTERQKSVRQKLNPLEPEFKDKNVLLVDDSIVRGTTSRQIIQMARDAGARKVYFMSASPPVRHPNIYGIDMPVPGELIAHGRTPRQVCDVIGADRLIYQDLKALVDSVRRGNPALKRFDCSVFDGDYVVEPESGYFDRLERLRGDDAGRRGGRGSGLRSVG comes from the coding sequence ATGTGCGGCATTCTCGGCATCCACAGCCACGCGCGCGTCAGCCAGACGCTCTACGACGGCCTCGTGCTGCTCCAGCACCGCGGCCAGGACGCCGCCGGCATCGTCACCTGCGGCGACGGCAAGATTTACCAGCGCAAGGGCAACGGCCTGGTGCGCGATGTGTTCGATTCCGGCCACCTGCACGGCCTGCGCGGCAACACCGGCATCGGCCATGTGCGCTACCCGACCGCCGGCAGCGGCAGCGAATCGGAGGCGCAGCCGTTCTATGTCAACAGCCCCTACGGCATCGCGCTCGCGCACAACGGCAACCTGACCAATTCCGAACGCCTGATCGCCGAGTTGTTCGACCAGGACCGGCGCCACATCAACACCGAGTCCGACTCCGAAATTCTGCTGAATGTGTTCGCCCACGAGTTGCTGAACCAGCGTTCGCTGGTGCCGGGGCCGCGCGAGGTCTTCAACGCCGTCAGCCGTCTGCACCACCGCTGCCGCGGCGCCTACGCCGGCGTCGCGCTGCTCGCCGGCTTCGGCCTGCTGGCGTTCCGCGACCCGCACGGCATTCGCCCGCTGATTTACGGCGTGCGCGAGAGCGGCGCCGGCGCCGAGTATCTGTTCGCGTCGGAAAGCGTCGCGCTGAAGTCGTTCGGCTTTGACATCGTCCGCGATGTGGCGCCGGGCGAGGCCATCTACATTGACCGCGACGGCGAACTCTACGCCGAGCAGTGCGCGCGCTCGGCGCGCTACCACGGCTGCATCTTCGAGTATGTCTATTTCGCGCGCCCGGATTCGGTGATGGACGAGGTCTTCGTCCACAAGGCGCGGATGCGCATGGGCGAGAACCTCGCCGACAAGGTCAAGCGGCAGTGGCCCGACCACGACATTGATGTCGTCATTCCGGTGCCCGACACAAGCCGCACCGCGGCGCTGGAATTCGCGGTGCGGCTGGGGCTGCGCTACCGCGAGGGTTTTATCAAGAACCGCTACATCGGCAGGACTTTCATCATGCCGTGGCAGACCGAGCGGCAGAAGTCGGTGCGCCAGAAACTGAATCCGCTGGAGCCGGAGTTCAAGGACAAGAATGTGCTGCTGGTGGACGACTCCATCGTGCGCGGCACGACCTCGCGCCAGATCATACAGATGGCGCGCGACGCCGGCGCCAGGAAAGTCTATTTCATGTCGGCGTCGCCGCCGGTGCGCCACCCGAACATCTACGGCATTGACATGCCGGTGCCGGGCGAGTTGATTGCGCACGGGCGCACGCCGCGCCAGGTGTGCGATGTCATCGGCGCCGACCGCCTGATCTACCAGGACCTGAAGGCGCTGGTGGACTCGGTGCGCCGCGGCAACCCGGCGCTGAAGCGTTTCGATTGCTCGGTGTTCGACGGCGACTATGTGGTCGAGCCGGAGAGCGGCTATTTCGACCGGCTGGAACGGTTGCGCGGCGACGACGCCGGGCGGCGCGGCGGGCGCGGTTCCGGTCTTCGCAGCGTCGGCTGA
- the trpA gene encoding tryptophan synthase subunit alpha, translating to MSRIADCFARLGAAGRKALVPYLMAGDPSPGDTVPLMHALAAAGADIIELGVPFTDPMADGPVIQAAGERALAAGMNLTKVLGLMHEFRRDDARTPVVLMGYQNPIEAMGVERFTAAAAAAGVDGVLTVDLPPEEAGGLLGALGAPQSPAPIFLLSPTTTPERIRRIVSVARGFVYYVSLKGVTGSDRIDPADIAPKVAAIRQLTDLPVGVGFGIRDGDTAARIAQMADAVVVGSALVGVIAAAGDAPARLSAASQFVAGLRRAMDAAVRAPAAAGEVA from the coding sequence GTGAGCCGCATCGCCGACTGTTTCGCGCGTCTCGGCGCCGCCGGCAGAAAGGCGCTGGTGCCGTACCTGATGGCGGGCGACCCGTCGCCCGGCGACACCGTGCCGCTGATGCACGCGCTGGCGGCGGCGGGCGCCGACATCATCGAACTCGGCGTGCCGTTCACCGACCCGATGGCCGACGGCCCGGTCATTCAGGCCGCCGGCGAACGCGCGCTGGCGGCGGGAATGAACCTGACGAAAGTTCTCGGACTGATGCATGAATTCAGGCGCGACGATGCGCGCACGCCGGTCGTGCTGATGGGCTACCAGAACCCGATTGAGGCGATGGGCGTCGAGCGTTTCACCGCCGCCGCCGCCGCCGCCGGCGTGGACGGCGTGCTGACGGTGGACCTGCCGCCGGAAGAGGCCGGCGGGTTGCTCGGCGCGCTGGGCGCACCGCAGTCGCCGGCGCCGATCTTTCTGCTGTCGCCGACGACGACGCCGGAACGAATCCGGCGCATCGTGTCGGTGGCGCGCGGCTTTGTCTATTATGTGTCGCTGAAGGGCGTGACCGGTTCCGACCGCATTGACCCCGCCGACATCGCGCCGAAAGTCGCCGCCATCAGGCAACTGACGGATTTGCCGGTCGGCGTCGGCTTCGGCATCCGCGACGGCGACACCGCCGCGCGCATCGCGCAAATGGCCGACGCGGTCGTCGTCGGCAGCGCGCTGGTTGGCGTTATCGCCGCCGCCGGCGACGCACCGGCGCGGCTGTCGGCGGCGTCGCAATTCGTCGCCGGCCTGCGCCGCGCGATGGACGCCGCGGTGCGCGCGCCGGCGGCGGCGGGCGAGGTGGCGTGA
- a CDS encoding UDP-2,3-diacylglucosamine diphosphatase, which translates to MTALFVSDCHLSPERPHIMDCFAGFLRGRARRADQLFILGDLFDYWVGDDDPAEEFAGVFRALAELGARIPVYFIAGNRDFMAGAQFARRTGCRLLPDLHVLDADRPTLLMHGDLLCTADTGYQRYRRIIRHPLAMAAARRLKLDWRRRIALSLRQSSRRAMAGKSETVMDVEQRAVTACMRRFSVRRLIHGHTHRPAIHDFTVDGEPAQRIVLGDWYEQGSVLELDNGRLHTRPPD; encoded by the coding sequence ATGACCGCGCTGTTCGTCTCGGACTGCCATCTCAGTCCCGAACGCCCGCACATCATGGACTGCTTCGCCGGCTTCCTGCGGGGCCGCGCGAGGCGCGCCGACCAACTGTTCATCCTCGGCGACCTGTTCGACTACTGGGTCGGCGACGACGACCCGGCGGAGGAATTTGCCGGCGTCTTCCGGGCGCTGGCCGAACTCGGCGCGCGCATTCCGGTCTATTTCATCGCCGGCAACCGCGACTTCATGGCCGGCGCGCAATTCGCGCGGCGCACCGGCTGCCGCCTGCTGCCGGACCTGCATGTCCTCGACGCCGACCGCCCGACGCTGCTGATGCACGGCGACCTGCTGTGCACCGCCGACACCGGCTACCAGCGCTACCGCCGCATCATCCGCCACCCGCTGGCGATGGCGGCGGCGCGGCGTCTGAAACTCGACTGGCGCAGGCGCATCGCGCTGTCGCTGCGCCAAAGCAGCCGCCGCGCGATGGCCGGCAAGAGCGAGACCGTGATGGATGTTGAGCAGCGCGCCGTCACCGCCTGCATGCGCCGCTTCTCGGTGCGGCGGCTGATACACGGCCACACCCACCGCCCGGCGATTCACGACTTCACGGTGGACGGCGAACCGGCGCAGCGCATCGTGCTCGGCGACTGGTACGAACAAGGCAGCGTGCTTGAACTGGACAACGGACGCCTGCACACGCGCCCGCCGGACTGA
- a CDS encoding L,D-transpeptidase, with protein MKVVRPGFDWRGQAKRLCREYPRRAHLPLAVVDPATQQLCVVSGRRLRACYPVSTSRYGLGGDEGSWRTPTGAHYVFRKIGDGEPLFSRFVARRPVGEIAEPDAPGGDDAICSRILQLAGLEPRVNRGGARDSLRRCIYIHGTVDEKHIGSPASVGCVRMKNDDIVALFGQLAPGSLVYILDGAPK; from the coding sequence GTGAAGGTCGTGCGTCCGGGCTTCGACTGGCGCGGTCAGGCGAAACGCCTTTGCCGCGAATACCCGCGGCGCGCGCACCTGCCGCTGGCCGTCGTGGACCCGGCGACGCAGCAGTTGTGCGTTGTTTCCGGGCGCCGCCTGCGGGCGTGCTACCCGGTCTCGACCTCGCGCTACGGCCTCGGCGGCGACGAGGGTTCGTGGCGCACGCCGACCGGCGCGCATTATGTCTTCAGGAAAATCGGCGACGGCGAGCCGCTGTTCTCGCGTTTTGTCGCGCGCCGCCCGGTCGGGGAAATCGCCGAACCGGACGCGCCCGGCGGCGATGACGCCATCTGCTCGCGCATCCTGCAACTGGCCGGCCTGGAGCCGCGCGTCAACCGCGGCGGCGCGCGCGATTCGCTGCGGCGCTGCATCTACATTCACGGCACCGTGGATGAAAAGCACATCGGCTCGCCGGCGTCGGTCGGCTGCGTGCGCATGAAGAACGACGACATCGTCGCGCTGTTCGGGCAACTCGCGCCGGGTTCGCTCGTCTATATCCTGGACGGCGCGCCGAAGTGA
- a CDS encoding CvpA family protein: MAYLDIFIFVIVFVSMVLGIYKGFVREVASLATLLLAFFAAFRFADYPLRWLPEEWRGRELAVAGLTAGAEDLARAASFVAIALLVLVVGRFIARRINRAVNAGALSGANRFFGGVFGLVRGSAIVVLLVLLFSLTEVPSSPWWRGALFLPPFLEGAGFVVSVLPEPYSDYFMLNPGLRRGADPEDFI, encoded by the coding sequence ATGGCGTATCTCGATATTTTCATCTTTGTCATTGTTTTTGTCTCGATGGTGCTGGGCATTTACAAGGGTTTTGTCCGCGAGGTCGCGTCGCTGGCGACGCTGTTGCTGGCGTTTTTCGCCGCGTTTCGTTTTGCCGACTACCCGCTGCGCTGGCTGCCGGAGGAATGGCGCGGGCGCGAACTGGCCGTCGCCGGCCTGACGGCGGGCGCGGAAGACCTTGCGCGGGCGGCGTCCTTTGTCGCCATCGCGCTGCTGGTGCTGGTTGTCGGGCGCTTCATCGCGCGCCGCATCAACCGCGCCGTCAACGCCGGCGCGCTCAGCGGCGCCAACCGCTTTTTCGGCGGCGTCTTCGGCCTGGTGCGCGGCAGCGCCATCGTCGTTTTGCTGGTGCTGCTGTTCAGCCTGACCGAGGTGCCGTCCTCGCCGTGGTGGCGCGGCGCGCTGTTTCTGCCGCCGTTTCTTGAAGGCGCGGGCTTCGTCGTGTCGGTGCTGCCGGAACCGTACTCGGACTACTTCATGCTGAACCCCGGCCTGCGGCGCGGCGCCGACCCGGAGGACTTCATCTGA
- a CDS encoding DUF4147 domain-containing protein has product MTASCGASAASAARADLADIFNAGLARVRGRDAVRAYFAAHPPPPSPVHLVAVGKAASAMAAGAFDALPQHIERALVITKHGHLDDDLARRPGVRCIESDHPVPGAASLEAGAALLDCLGSWARPGNRFLFLLSGGASSLVEAPADGLTPGGLEHLTRALLDNGLDIARMNTVRRAVSRIKGGRLAPHLNNCPALNLLISDVPGDDPGVIGSGLLTPVRETFNAADYPPQVAAALQGVRAVPAPDDAAFAAIETHIIARLADARRACLQKAAALGHDAADPGDFLDGDAADTARQVCRRLCEARRSVLVLGGETLMHLPDKPGRGGRNQHLALAAAAAIQGRDDVFLLAAGTDGTDGPTDAAGGVVDGGTIARGESAGLSAADCLARADSGAFLEASGDLIVTGPTGTNVMDLVIGLKLA; this is encoded by the coding sequence GTGACGGCTTCCTGCGGGGCGTCCGCCGCGTCCGCCGCGCGCGCCGACCTGGCCGACATTTTCAACGCCGGGCTGGCGCGCGTGCGCGGGCGCGACGCGGTTCGCGCCTACTTCGCCGCGCATCCGCCGCCGCCGTCGCCGGTGCATCTGGTCGCCGTCGGCAAGGCGGCGTCGGCGATGGCCGCCGGCGCGTTTGATGCGCTGCCGCAGCACATTGAACGCGCGCTCGTCATCACCAAGCACGGCCATCTGGATGACGATCTGGCGCGGCGCCCCGGCGTGCGCTGCATTGAGTCCGACCATCCGGTGCCGGGCGCCGCCAGCCTTGAGGCCGGCGCGGCGCTGCTCGACTGCCTCGGTTCATGGGCGCGCCCCGGCAACCGCTTTCTGTTTCTGCTGTCGGGCGGCGCGTCGAGCCTGGTCGAGGCGCCCGCCGACGGCCTGACCCCCGGCGGCCTGGAACATCTGACGCGCGCGCTGCTTGACAACGGCCTGGACATCGCGCGCATGAACACGGTGCGGCGCGCGGTGTCGCGCATCAAGGGCGGGCGGCTCGCGCCGCACCTGAACAACTGCCCGGCGCTCAACCTGCTGATTTCCGATGTGCCGGGCGACGACCCCGGCGTCATCGGTTCGGGCCTGCTGACGCCGGTGCGCGAGACCTTCAACGCCGCTGATTATCCGCCGCAAGTCGCCGCCGCGTTGCAAGGCGTTCGCGCGGTGCCGGCGCCGGACGACGCCGCGTTCGCCGCCATTGAGACGCACATCATCGCGCGGCTGGCCGACGCCCGGCGCGCGTGCCTGCAAAAGGCCGCAGCGCTTGGCCACGACGCCGCCGACCCCGGCGATTTTCTCGACGGCGACGCCGCCGACACCGCGCGCCAGGTCTGCCGGCGGCTGTGCGAGGCGCGGCGCAGCGTGTTGGTGCTCGGCGGCGAGACACTGATGCACCTGCCCGACAAGCCGGGGCGCGGCGGGCGCAACCAGCATCTGGCGCTGGCGGCGGCGGCGGCGATTCAGGGGCGCGACGATGTGTTTCTGCTGGCCGCCGGCACCGACGGCACCGACGGCCCGACCGACGCCGCCGGCGGCGTCGTGGACGGCGGCACCATCGCGCGCGGCGAAAGCGCCGGACTGTCCGCCGCCGACTGCCTGGCGCGCGCCGACAGCGGCGCTTTTCTGGAGGCGTCGGGCGACCTCATCGTAACCGGCCCGACCGGAACCAATGTGATGGACCTGGTCATCGGCCTGAAGTTGGCCTGA
- the folC gene encoding bifunctional tetrahydrofolate synthase/dihydrofolate synthase, with the protein MNGTAINRAGAADDLRCWLRRHKRAHPAEIELGLERVREVALRIGLLPAPWPVVTVAGTNGKGSTVALLESILREHGCATASYTSPHIHRYNERIRVGGECAGDAALCEAFEVIERQRGDISLSFFEVGTLAALWHFHRCSPDVVILETGLGGRLDAVNIVDADVAVITGIGIDHTEWLGSDRESIAAEKAGIARPGRPCIYGDPQPPRGAIEQLTRRGVAVERFGVDFNYRKHDHGWDFVARGGGLENLPPPALYGEIQLQNACCALAALAHLRGHFQVAPDAVRRGLANVQLHGRFQIRRVAAPDGERLHIFDIAHNPHGAEVMAGNLRALDGTGRLHAVFSMLSSKDVEGVVRIVAPLVDCWYLGEAGSSDALPLAQLCEIVRRHAGAGTVRHFPSVAQAYREAASHTGGGERLLVFGSMLTVAEALAGTAPAAR; encoded by the coding sequence GTGAACGGGACGGCCATCAACCGCGCCGGCGCCGCGGACGACCTGCGGTGCTGGCTCAGGCGGCACAAGCGCGCCCACCCGGCGGAGATAGAACTCGGGCTTGAGCGCGTGCGCGAGGTCGCGCTGCGCATCGGGCTGCTGCCGGCGCCGTGGCCGGTCGTCACGGTGGCCGGCACCAACGGCAAGGGTTCGACGGTGGCGCTGCTTGAATCCATTCTGCGCGAGCACGGCTGCGCGACCGCGAGTTACACCTCGCCGCACATTCACCGCTACAACGAGCGCATCCGCGTTGGCGGGGAGTGCGCCGGCGACGCGGCGCTGTGCGAGGCGTTTGAGGTCATCGAGCGGCAGCGCGGCGACATCAGCCTGAGTTTCTTCGAGGTCGGCACGCTGGCGGCGCTGTGGCATTTTCACCGCTGTTCGCCGGATGTCGTCATTCTGGAGACCGGCCTCGGCGGGCGGCTCGATGCGGTCAACATCGTGGACGCCGATGTCGCCGTCATCACCGGCATCGGCATTGACCACACCGAATGGCTCGGCAGCGACCGCGAGTCCATCGCCGCCGAGAAGGCCGGCATCGCCCGCCCCGGCAGGCCGTGCATCTACGGCGACCCGCAGCCGCCGCGCGGCGCCATCGAGCAGTTGACGCGGCGCGGCGTCGCGGTCGAGCGTTTCGGCGTTGACTTCAACTACCGCAAACACGACCACGGCTGGGACTTCGTCGCGCGCGGCGGCGGCCTTGAGAATCTGCCGCCGCCGGCGCTCTACGGCGAGATTCAGTTGCAGAATGCGTGCTGCGCGCTGGCCGCGCTCGCGCACTTGCGCGGCCATTTCCAGGTCGCGCCGGACGCGGTGCGCCGCGGACTCGCCAATGTGCAACTGCACGGGCGCTTCCAGATACGGCGCGTCGCGGCGCCGGACGGCGAACGCCTGCACATCTTCGACATCGCGCACAACCCGCACGGCGCCGAGGTCATGGCCGGCAACCTGCGCGCGCTGGACGGCACGGGGCGTTTGCACGCGGTGTTCTCGATGCTGTCGAGCAAGGATGTCGAGGGCGTCGTCCGGATCGTCGCGCCGCTGGTGGACTGCTGGTACCTGGGCGAGGCCGGGTCGTCGGACGCGCTGCCGCTCGCGCAACTGTGCGAGATTGTGCGCCGCCACGCCGGCGCCGGCACGGTGCGGCATTTCCCGTCGGTCGCGCAGGCGTACCGCGAGGCGGCGTCGCACACAGGCGGCGGCGAACGCCTGCTGGTGTTCGGCTCAATGCTGACCGTGGCCGAGGCCCTGGCCGGGACGGCGCCGGCGGCGCGATGA
- a CDS encoding DegT/DnrJ/EryC1/StrS family aminotransferase yields MRFLAAAVTPVTWADLARGARAAAARDGVAEFERALGAWFGGAHACTFGSLMRSVKACMLAVRGTSTRRRVVLSRYSCPSFAHGILAAGLEIEYCDTDPCTLAFDMECFRRIDLSQVCAVVCANLFGLAYPVRDIAAACKAGGAALVEGVDYGIGTESGGARLGTLGDFAILNFQEGKALPIGGGAVVTRHGDAMERVPGFSRRRPRGRRMLTLAAFRILTNPHAYGLFIKAAQIGKVNLRRRFSMEDTIRKTRAEYDYAPEGGALDSVSDFQAGVGMALLEKLEHHIEVRRRNAGIIEETLGGARGVELIERDPGLGKTHYIRYPCLVAAGARDGLIAHLHRRRIEASWMYVDQGMEVDAARFPGARRIRDCLVTLPCHPHVTADDARRIARTTAEFLA; encoded by the coding sequence ATGAGATTCCTGGCCGCCGCCGTCACGCCGGTAACCTGGGCCGACCTGGCGCGCGGCGCGCGCGCCGCCGCCGCGCGCGACGGCGTCGCCGAATTCGAGCGCGCGCTCGGCGCCTGGTTCGGCGGCGCGCACGCCTGCACATTCGGCTCGCTGATGCGTTCGGTCAAGGCGTGCATGCTGGCGGTGCGCGGAACTTCGACGCGCCGCCGGGTCGTGCTGTCGCGCTACTCCTGCCCCAGTTTCGCGCACGGCATTCTCGCCGCGGGCCTTGAGATCGAGTATTGCGACACCGACCCGTGCACGCTCGCCTTCGACATGGAATGCTTCCGGCGCATTGACCTGTCGCAGGTGTGCGCCGTGGTCTGCGCCAACCTCTTCGGCCTCGCCTACCCGGTGCGCGACATCGCCGCCGCGTGCAAGGCCGGCGGCGCGGCGCTGGTCGAGGGCGTGGACTACGGCATCGGCACCGAATCCGGCGGCGCGCGCCTCGGCACGCTCGGCGACTTTGCGATACTCAACTTCCAGGAAGGCAAGGCGCTGCCCATCGGCGGCGGCGCGGTCGTCACCCGCCACGGCGACGCCATGGAGCGGGTGCCGGGGTTTTCGCGGCGGCGCCCGCGCGGGCGCCGGATGCTGACGCTGGCGGCGTTCAGAATCCTGACCAATCCGCACGCCTACGGCCTTTTCATCAAAGCCGCGCAAATCGGAAAAGTCAACCTGCGGCGGCGCTTCTCGATGGAGGACACCATCCGCAAGACACGCGCCGAATACGACTACGCGCCGGAAGGCGGCGCGCTCGATTCGGTCTCCGACTTTCAGGCCGGCGTCGGCATGGCGCTGCTGGAGAAACTGGAACACCACATCGAGGTGCGGCGGCGCAACGCCGGCATCATCGAGGAGACGCTCGGCGGCGCGCGCGGCGTTGAACTGATCGAGCGCGACCCCGGCCTCGGCAAGACGCACTACATCCGCTACCCGTGCCTCGTCGCCGCCGGCGCGCGCGACGGCCTGATCGCGCACCTGCACCGGCGCCGCATCGAGGCCAGCTGGATGTATGTGGACCAGGGCATGGAGGTGGACGCCGCGCGCTTCCCCGGCGCGCGGCGCATCCGCGACTGCCTGGTGACGCTGCCGTGCCACCCGCATGTGACCGCCGACGACGCGCGGCGCATCGCGCGAACCACCGCCGAATTTCTCGCCTGA
- the trpB gene encoding tryptophan synthase subunit beta encodes MQPDAAGHFGPYGGRFVAETLMWPLEELERAYLRCRDDPEFTAEFNDELAHYVGRPSPLYHARRWSESLGGAQIWLKREDLNHTGAHKINSALGQGLLARRLGKTRIIAETGAGQHGVAAATVAARLGLECVVYMGTDDIKRQSPNVYRMKLLGAEVVPVRAGSKTLKDALNEALRDWVTNVDNTFYIIGTVAGPHPYPLMVRDFQSVIGREAREQILDRTGALPRALVACVGGGSNAMGLFHPFLDDDGVELHGVEAAGEGLQGGRHSAPLAAGRPGVLHGNRTYLLEDEQGAILPTHSVSAGLDYPGVGPEHAWLKDSGRAQYASVTDEQALAGFHALTRYEGIIPALESSHALAWAARLAPRYAAGDNIIVNLSGRGDKDLDTVARIGDITL; translated from the coding sequence GTGCAGCCCGACGCCGCCGGCCATTTCGGCCCCTACGGAGGCCGCTTCGTCGCCGAGACGCTGATGTGGCCGCTTGAGGAACTCGAGCGCGCCTACCTGCGCTGCCGCGACGACCCCGAATTCACCGCCGAATTCAACGATGAACTGGCGCACTATGTCGGGCGCCCCAGCCCGCTCTACCACGCGCGGCGCTGGAGCGAATCGCTCGGCGGCGCGCAAATCTGGCTGAAGCGCGAAGACCTGAACCACACCGGCGCGCACAAGATCAACAGCGCATTGGGGCAGGGTTTGCTGGCGCGGCGCCTCGGCAAGACCCGCATCATCGCCGAGACCGGCGCCGGCCAGCACGGCGTCGCCGCGGCCACGGTCGCCGCGCGCCTCGGGCTGGAGTGCGTCGTCTATATGGGCACCGACGACATCAAACGCCAAAGCCCGAATGTGTACCGGATGAAACTGCTGGGCGCCGAGGTCGTGCCGGTGCGCGCCGGTTCAAAGACGCTGAAAGACGCGCTCAACGAGGCGCTGCGCGACTGGGTCACAAATGTGGACAACACCTTCTACATCATCGGCACCGTCGCCGGGCCGCACCCGTACCCGCTGATGGTGCGCGATTTTCAGTCGGTCATCGGGCGCGAGGCGCGCGAGCAGATTCTCGACAGAACCGGCGCGCTGCCGCGCGCGCTGGTCGCCTGCGTCGGCGGCGGCTCCAACGCGATGGGCCTGTTTCACCCGTTTCTCGACGACGACGGCGTCGAGTTGCACGGCGTCGAGGCGGCGGGCGAGGGGCTGCAAGGGGGCCGCCATTCGGCGCCGCTCGCTGCCGGGCGCCCCGGCGTGCTGCACGGCAACCGCACCTATCTGCTGGAAGACGAGCAGGGCGCGATTCTGCCGACGCACTCGGTCTCGGCGGGGCTGGACTACCCGGGCGTCGGCCCCGAGCACGCCTGGCTGAAGGACAGCGGGCGCGCGCAATACGCCAGCGTCACCGACGAACAGGCGCTGGCCGGTTTTCACGCGCTGACGCGATATGAAGGCATCATCCCGGCGCTGGAAAGCAGCCACGCGCTGGCCTGGGCCGCGCGCCTTGCGCCGCGTTACGCCGCAGGCGACAACATCATCGTCAATTTGTCGGGGCGCGGCGACAAAGACCTCGACACCGTCGCGCGCATCGGGGACATCACGCTGTGA
- a CDS encoding peptidylprolyl isomerase, which translates to MTACADADAPRVRLATSLGDIVVELNPAKAPVTTENFLAYARDGFYDGLIFHRVIPNFMIQGGGFEEGMQQRTPRAPIKNEADNGLRNLRGTIAMARTNDPHSATAQFFINLKDNAFLDFKAQNAQGWGYCVFGKVVEGLDVVDKIAAGKTVRAGPYSDVPEKTVTIKKAAVTGES; encoded by the coding sequence ATGACGGCGTGCGCCGACGCCGACGCCCCGCGCGTGCGCCTTGCGACCAGCCTCGGCGACATCGTCGTTGAACTCAACCCGGCCAAGGCGCCGGTGACGACCGAAAACTTCCTCGCCTACGCGCGCGACGGCTTCTACGACGGCCTGATTTTTCACCGCGTCATTCCGAACTTCATGATTCAGGGCGGCGGCTTTGAGGAGGGCATGCAGCAGCGGACGCCGCGCGCGCCGATCAAGAACGAGGCCGACAACGGCCTGCGCAACCTGCGCGGAACCATCGCCATGGCGCGCACCAACGACCCCCACTCGGCGACGGCGCAGTTCTTCATCAACCTGAAAGACAACGCCTTTCTCGACTTCAAGGCGCAGAACGCGCAGGGCTGGGGCTACTGCGTGTTCGGCAAGGTCGTCGAGGGGCTGGATGTGGTGGACAAGATCGCCGCCGGCAAGACCGTGCGCGCCGGCCCGTACAGCGATGTGCCCGAAAAAACCGTCACCATCAAAAAGGCGGCTGTCACCGGCGAATCATGA